The sequence below is a genomic window from Leishmania major strain Friedlin complete genome, chromosome 30.
cggtggcacaGTGTCGGCAGTCATCGGTGCTCCCTGGCGGGCGACGGCCGATGTTCTTCGGTATGGGAAGGTCAAAGAGGttagcagcagcagcgctgctgctgctgccggtgcttTACTGGCACGATACATCACCGCACTCACGGAAGACGGACAGAgccgacgaggacgcagagagaagaaacaggggaggggtgagagAACCTGCACAGCCGCGAAGCGCGACCCGGAAACGtgagcacgcacgcacagagcaAGAGCTGGGATTTGCCGAATGCGTCAGAGCCAGTAGGCGGCCGAGTGCGGCTGTGTGACAGATGGCAGGTGGGCCGTGTGGTTCCGAGGACAAGAAAAGAGACCAAGACGATGAGCGCGCACAGAAAGTCGGTGTTGGCGAGAGCAACGTGAGCCAAACCATGCAAGCAGGACAAGCGAAGCGGTGCGTCACTCTCACCCtcccacgcacgcgcaagGGTGCATAGATGTCTAAGCGCgcgcgtacgtgcgtgtgcgccgagGTGATGCGAAGTTGGCGCGTGCTTGCCCCTCTCATCTCCTGTGAGGCGCGTGGGCGGCAAGCGGCATTGCGCCACacttccccacccccttccctcgtACCTCTGAGGCATGCCTTCCCATGGCGATGAACGACACCCTCGAGTGGAGAGGAAGGACGAGCATCCGCAGCCGCagagacacgcgcgcagagagagcgcgtgcgccacaTCCATCCTCTTCGCATGTGGATTCGTGTGTGCAGTGGGAGGCTCATGGAGTTTGCCTGTTTTGTGTTCGCAGGGAGAGATTCGCTTCTCAGCTCGGCGGTGAGGACGGAGCTTCGGCCCCTCGTGTCTCCGTCATAGAATCCATAGTGACTAGCGTACGGTATCCTAAGCAGAGGTGCGCACAAACAACCTCGCCAACGCCCCGGGCCCGACAGCAAGGCACCGCAGCACGACGCCATCAAGATGAAAAGTCGAGAAGCGGCGAGACAATTGAGGCCCCCTCCCACACGGTGGGCACGCTCGCTACCATGCACGATCACAGGCACAGTCATGCAACCATAAACTGACACGCAAACGCAAGGGCCAGACTtggtgcccccctccccctccccacacgcacacacacaggaggaACGGCGCCATCACGACGGGGAGAGGGCAAAAGAGAAGGGGCCACCGCAGCACAGCTCGCACGCACGAGGGAGATGAAATGAGGAAGACAGAGAAGAACCCAGCAAGAAAACGCCACGCTGCACTCGACACCGTTtccagccgcagcgctggcatacacacaagcaggcgcacacgcccatGGGACACCCGCCATCGCTACAGCTTGTAGTTAAAGAAGTAGAACTTAAAGGAGAGCGTGAGGCCCATGTGGAAGGCCGCCACGAATACCACCAGGCCAATAAACCAGTTCCGCTCCAGCGTCGTTTTCCACATGTGCCACATGTTGATGAGCAGGTAGACTGTGGACCAGGCGCCGCCGAACATGATGAAGGCCCACTGCGCTGTACTATACGGGATCATGCAGAGGATAGCCACAAGCTCAAATATGAACATGCTGTAGCCGTACAAGCAGACAGTGTCGGTGAGGGTGGCGGGCAAGTTCTTCCACTGCATAATGCCCCACACGACAGCACCAAAGACGAAGCAGTAGAGGTAGATGACGGCGTACGCGACTGAAGCGACGGAGAAGTCATACCTCCACGGCTGCGCCGTGTTGTTGTTCTTCGTGTAGGCAATCCTGCTCATGATGTTGCTGACCACCGCCAAGGTCATCCAGAGGGTTGTGCAGATCCAGAAGGGGCCGTACAGATCTGGTTTGCGGGACAGCAccacccccgcctcctcAAGCGTCGTGTCTTCCGCGATCCCGCCAGCCCCGTCAACACCAACGCATTCGTTGAGGTGCCAGTTGCGATCCATCAGGAAGTCTGGCGGGTTTATCGGGATGAGCGTGTTgctgaggcgcagcagcagctgccgcgtgTTGATGTCAAAGAATTGCTGGTAGAAGGGCAGCGTCCAGAACTTGCTCGTTGCGGCCGTCTgggaggccgcggcggcgtcggcctccgcggcggcaggcTCAGTTGGCGGCAGGGGCGCCATCGTGGTTAGCGGCGGGGTACCACTGCCATTGCCGGCGTACAACTGCATTGGGGGCACGCCTGCATTGCCGTCCGACAGCTGCTTGGAGACCTCCGTGTACGTGGCAGAGCTGTAGCCGTGGAGATGAtcaccggtgctgctgagGGCAGCGGAGGGCGCGGACCCAGcgggcggcacggcggcgccggtagAGGCGTACGGCTGCTCGCGGAATGGGTCGGCCGAGACATCGCTCTCGTACGGGTTCGCCATGGCTAATGGACTGTGTGGGGCGCGTGTACGCAATATCGAGCACGTATATCGTTGCAGTGGAGAAAAGAGCAGGGGGGCGGTGAGGAACGTTCAGGTATGCGCAACGGCAAACGGTCGAGTGCACTCGCTCTCActccggcggtggcgatgatgCGTGGACGTGGTATCAAACTATGAGGACGCAAGTAAAGGGAAGCAGCGGTGCTGACGGATGACGCGTGACAGAGTGGTCGGACGAGGAAGTTGGAGGCGAGTCAGGCGGGGGAGGCCACTGAGCATGTAGGAgacgtgcatgtgtgcgctAGTCCTATCAGAGGCACGGCGTTGAAGCGAAAAAAGAGTGTGTGCATCCCTtcgcctctttcttcttcctGCCGCTCGCTTGCCCTCCAGCCGGCCCGATGGCATTCTCCCCGGCGTGAGGACGTCTTTGCTGTGCGCAGGACTCCGCGGGCGTGTATGCGCTCATGGAGGGagacagggggaggggggcagagggCGGCACCTTCTTGGCAGAAGTCACCACaaggccacacacacacatgctcacctacgccctcccccctccgacGGGGAGATCACGTGGGAGACGGAGTAGCACGGGCGGTCGATTGCACCTGCTACATCCATGCACGCAGACAGGTCTGAGATGGCTGGGGCAGAAATACCTCAGTGGTGGCCACAAAACTGTGAGAGACGAGAGAAGAGTAGCAAAACACTCAACAGGAAGACAAATAAGGAAAGGCGGTGGGCGCAGAGAGTCTGCGCGTACTGAGCGGGAGCGAGAGctgccccttctctccccacccaccctcacacacacatacatacaacCACGCCCAAGAAAACGCAACGACCGCGCAGCGAAGCGACACACAGCGAGTTGTCGCTTAAGGGTACAACACACAACACATGAGGGAGACGCTCTCGTGTGctgaagaggaggaaagcttgacgcagcagcgtggtTCCGCGGCCGCCAAGGCGCTTGAGCAATCCCTTCGCGAAATAActgcccaccccctctctctctctctcccacacacacacacacacacatacgccgCATCCCTCGTGAAGCGCATTGCCTCTATCAAGTCGatcaccctcccctcctttaTCGCCTATCAACTCGTATCGACCACAGTGCACCTCTACGAgttctgccgccgccgcataATGATAGAGGAAATCACCATAGCGGCTGTGAGCGCTACACCGGCGTACAAGACAACGGGGCTGTCGCCTTTGAGggagcagcgcgcagcggccTTCGCCTCGATAGCCTCGTGCAGCGCCTTCTCCGTCGGCAGCTTGATGCGCGGGTTGTTGTACCACTCCACCGTCCCGACACTGGTGCGGCTGCTACGGATCGCCTCCGTGAGCGCCTTGGCATTGTCGTCCGACAAGTTGCACGAGGTCAGGTCGAGGGAGTACACATACCGCATGTGGGGCACCGCCCGCATCAGAGCCTCCCGCGCGGCATCCGTGACGGCATCGTTGCAAGCCAGGTCAAGCGCGGTGAGGTGCTTATTGTTCGTTTTTGTAAGAGCCTCCGCAATGGCCGCAAAGCCGACGTCACCCATGTGATTGACGGAAAGGTTGAGCGACTCAATACGCGACGCGCTGGAGAGTATAAAAGCTTCAGCGATAGCTACTGCGCCAAGATCACCGATGTGGTTATCGCTGAGGTCGAGGGTCCTAAGGCTCGGGTGGCTGCCGAGTATCTCCGCAGCTATGCGCCCCCCCTCATCGCCCAACAAGTTGAAGGCCAGTGAGAGCTCCGTGAGGGTGCGGCAGGCCATCACGCCGTCACACAGCGTGGGCAGCCCGCGTGGGGTGATGTGGTTCGTGACAACGTTTAGCGTCCGCAACTTGACagactgcagcagcagcgcgagaggGTATAGCGCCTcgtcctggatggcgttcTCGTTCACATCGAGGTAGGTGAGATGCGGACAGTGCTCACGCAGTGCGTCGAAGAGAAACATCGCACCCTGTGGGCCGATCTTATTGTCTTTGAGATCCAGCGACTCGAGATTCACCATCTTCGAAATGTACCGGCTTACCAGCTCGATGCAGTACTCGGGGGACATGTTGCTGCCGGACAAGTCCAGTGATGTCACCCCGGCGGGGTCGACAATGGCGGCCTCGAGCGCCTCCGAGGTGAGCTGCCCATACGTGAGCTCGATCACGGGTTCCTGTGATGATAAGGCGGGCATTTCTCTAGATGGAAgcggcgggggagagagcggcagagcGAGTATGGTGGTGTAAGACAGAGCCTAGCGAAGATGTCGCTGCACCCCGGCACCTGCGACTGTGCGCGCGACTGACTGGGGTGTCCTACGAAGAGGGGCAGCTTGGGGGGACCTTTGAAGGAACCACCAGCGCAACGCGAGAcgggcgagcagcagcacaaacGAAGAGTCAACAAAGGCGTccaagagaaagagagggaaacgCTGGGGTTGCGTGGGCGTGCATGCGGGCCACACACGCGGTGACAGCGTTGACAGGGGTTAGAGAACGCCACTGCACGCAAGAAACCGAGGCGCCTTTTAAGAGATGCCGTGAAAACGAGACTCACGCAAGCGCGTCTTACGATGAGTCCCGACAAAGGAAGGGGAAAGATAAGGGCGGCTCCGCAGGTGCCACACAGAGAGGGCGAGGATAGACTGCAGTGCGCAAGTCCGCGTCCACGTGTTGCGCGTCGAAGGCTGGCCAGAGGATGTGCGCCCTTGTGGATGGCAAATTATACGTTAAGGGAAGATACCAGTCTGAAGACCTGTGCCAGcgctccaccccctcctcgaGGGGAGCCCACGCGCAACGATGgagcaagcgagagagagaaagaggaggcgatgcggcaaCGGTGAAACggcaaaaaaagggggaagaagC
It includes:
- a CDS encoding putative leucine-rich repeat protein, yielding MACRTLTELSLAFNLLGDEGGRIAAEILGSHPSLRTLDLSDNHIGDLGAVAIAEAFILSSASRIESLNLSVNHMGDVGFAAIAEALTKTNNKHLTALDLACNDAVTDAAREALMRAVPHMRYVYSLDLTSCNLSDDNAKALTEAIRSSRTSVGTVEWYNNPRIKLPTEKALHEAIEAKAAARCSLKGDSPVVLYAGVALTAAMVISSIIMRRRQNS